One segment of Brassica napus cultivar Da-Ae chromosome C3, Da-Ae, whole genome shotgun sequence DNA contains the following:
- the LOC125583018 gene encoding uncharacterized protein LOC125583018 — MKTAHTNKHTGEIDDGVVRDVLSLIETQKEDEETRLSHLQTDLDATSTASTNLSRIRINEIVESSVPKKKGRLVGLGRRARSVPLSAPQPYVDPELLMDQLKDKDDRIAALEQKMADQEAGWEATRKQNEQMMEMMKRMYPNEQSP, encoded by the exons ATGAAGACGGCGCATACCAACAAGCACACCGGGGagattgatgatggtgttgTGAGGGATGTGCTTAGCCTGATCGAAACTCAGAAGGAAGACGAAGAGACCCGTCTATCTCATCTTCAAACCGACCTGGACGccacttcgacggcttcgaccaacttgtcccggattcgaatcaacgaaatcgttgaatcg tcggttccaaagaagaagggacgtttggtcggtttgggtcgtcgagcccggtcggttcctcTTTCTGCACCACAGccctatgttgatccagaatTGCTTATGgaccagttgaaggacaaagatgaccgCATAGCTGCGTTGGAGCAAAAGATGGCGGATCAAGAGGCGGGATGGGAGGCAACGAGGAAGCAGaacgagcaaatgatggagatgatgaagaggatgtacccgaacgagcagTCCCCgtag